The nucleotide sequence acacctaaaaagggtaatatttacaccgatttcggatcaatactgcaggataaaattaacatttccggaatgttattttaacttttcggatttctctcagtgaagacatgtttttttcaaaaataaaaattcatggtaAAGAGAAAGAACTTAACACCGTACTCTGGCTActagaaaggttttttttaagtaaataattctttttcaattaattctttCGTTTTCCTTGGGACTCTGGAAtaaccataaagaaaataatttttaaagctatttagaatttaaaaaaaaaatctttcagatAATTGTGAAGTAGAAGTAGCATCTAAATTTAAGATCAGTTACAAGTAATTAGTTAAGCCttggaacaatttttaaaaacatatcagaaaaaaatcagtcTCAAGTGTCTGTCGTGTTCTCAACAACATTTTCAAGTGCTTTTAATCTAtaaaataacataatttttATAGATCTTTGAAACACTATACTTTAAAGTTTATACTATTTACTAAATTTACTTCTTACCGcgaaaagaggccaattttcCTGACAAGGAATACACATGCAGTCAAAGAAGTAGATTTGCTTCAGAGTAGTTCGTCTTTGTTCACGATCTTCCTGTGTATACAATGGACCATAATTCTCTGCAACGATGTCCCCTGCTTTAATGTTCTTGATGGCATGTACAAATACACGATTTCCACGGAAGTAGCGTACGACTCCAGGGTCACAGGAGTGATTGAAAAGAGCCACAGTGGGATATAGAGCTCCTCCGATGAATATAGTTTTGCGATCTGGGCTCAAAGGAGTTTTTCCCGCCTGAAGCTCAAACACTTCGTGAGTGTTAAATTGTAGAACTTGCAGAGTTCTTAGGACAAATCCTCCCATCTCATGGTAAGTATCTTGATCTTGGTGATCACCAAAGTAATCTCCAGCCTTTAGGCAACTGGTGAGAAAAGATGCCATTACAGTGTGCTGAAAGAGATCGTTGACTGATCTATTTTTCACATCAACCTTAAAGAGATTGCAGATTTTGCGATAATCACTGTTGGAGAATTTTAATCGATGTTCAAAAGGATAATCTCCTCCATTTTCTCTGAGTTCATCTCGAATTTGCAGGAAATATTCCACATCTCTCTGTGCCAATGCTCTCAGACTCAGATGGCAGATGATAGAAGTTCCTGAGCGCCAGAGAATCGGCAAGATTCCACATTCATATTTATGATAGGACTTCATGGCGATCGAGCGACAATCGTTTGAACAGAAAAGAGCATCAGAGCATGTTGTACAGCAAATTGGTGctaaaaatctcgaaaagcaatTATGACAGTGTTTCTGGGCACTTCTTTCCAGGAGGGCTGAGCAATGTGGAAGTTCAGCTACGATCGTTTCGCCAACATTGATATCTCCGGATGCCTTTGCAAATCTACCTTCTGATTCATTATAATCAAAAGTAAGGGAGGTGTGCATTTGTGAAACATCTCCTTTTTTGGGTTTCTGtttggttttttgatttccACACTTTTCGACTGTTTTCGTAAGCATCTTTATCATGATTTGAGCATCTCGCTCCATTTTCGCAAATTTCTCTTCGGGAAGATTAGCATCATCCAAAGCTGTAATTgtgtttctgtaaaatttcGGATCAAAAagcaatattaaaattaaattcaataaaaatgataaattttaaaaatgaaacaataaattattataaatcaaGTGAAAGCGAGCGATCCGTCAGTCCTGGTTAAGTGTGAGGATATATTAGAAAGTGTAGCATTGATAAGTACTAGAATGTCTCAAAAAATAGCTTTGAATGGCTAGTCTCTTGGATGAAGTTGATAGAAAGCttcttatttctttttgtttttttctcaaaattggccaagctttttcaataattttttgatatgttttacagcgatggcagccaaaatcccgaatgttcgaaatcctgaaagggatgaaattatatggaaactgaaaatgtttagaataatttcccaagacatagAAGAGTTCCCTTTGCTTCcacagcaagcgcgggtgcaatcgtggctatgacacttttaagaattcgggattttagctttcgggattttggcgttcgggattttggctttcgggattttgaccgggaccctttttagaggtagtccaagcGAACATTTTGCTCAAACATACAtataaccggaaaattcgccattttgaattattgaaggtcaaagatcaTTGACCTTTTTTCAATTAAGGCCCATTTTGCAATAGATTTGGTTaagtttggattttttggaaagttattgtaatttcgaaccaAGCTGCAtcagtcttcatcggtaatgaaccggataagtaccgatttttcaataattttacatcccctattccctaaaaaccatgttttttcggtttttctcaaaataagcATAAgctttttcaacaattttcggATATTAGAGCTAGTCTAAGCGAACATTTCGctcaaacatacttatgaccgaaaaattcgccattttgaattattaaaggtcaaaggtcgaccactttggagggcttatttttcaaccgatttggttaaatttggattttttggaaaagtattataatttcgaacccggctgcatcagtCTTCATCGGTAACCCGATTTTTTtacattgcattttttttttaaatgctttttacATTATACAATAATTTTTCGTTCGATGAACattattctaatttattttataaggaaagaaatatttaataataataatagaaaaattgtaAGACCCGCGGGCTTTCTCTCTAGCACAGGTttccaaatgatttttccaaaaaaattggtttgggtcttcgacctttctaatcttttataaaatttcaataaaaactttaaataatatttacaacgatcctcagatagctgattgtaagtacatacagttttttttttatttttcaactaGTAAActgattatttgataaattatgcgatgcactttcatcgcttttaaaaatttgttgaggattTTAAT is from Phlebotomus papatasi isolate M1 chromosome 1, Ppap_2.1, whole genome shotgun sequence and encodes:
- the LOC129799360 gene encoding SET and MYND domain-containing protein 4 isoform X2 gives rise to the protein MENIVKTQDFFKTFCNNVLNSMSTEDFDKFAKLSNDRDRCEFVSNLTTVKSLNVTREKSVKNLDKALALKKEGNTAFQNKEWRKALDLYNQSYFITPNDQEGDLAVIFANRSAALYHMEKHDLALKDIARAIEANYPKEMRYKLKEREAKCFLAQEKHAEALQAFKNTITALDDANLPEEKFAKMERDAQIMIKMLTKTVEKCGNQKTKQKPKKGDVSQMHTSLTFDYNESEGRFAKASGDINVGETIVAELPHCSALLERSAQKHCHNCFSRFLAPICCTTCSDALFCSNDCRSIAMKSYHKYECGILPILWRSGTSIICHLSLRALAQRDVEYFLQIRDELRENGGDYPFEHRLKFSNSDYRKICNLFKVDVKNRSVNDLFQHTVMASFLTSCLKAGDYFGDHQDQDTYHEMGGFVLRTLQVLQFNTHEVFELQAGKTPLSPDRKTIFIGGALYPTVALFNHSCDPGVVRYFRGNRVFVHAIKNIKAGDIVAENYGPLYTQEDREQRRTTLKQIYFFDCMCIPCQENWPLFADFEHSGFWRSGF
- the LOC129799360 gene encoding SET and MYND domain-containing protein 4 isoform X1, which translates into the protein MENIVKTQDFFKTFCNNVLNSMSTEDFDKFAKLSNDRDRCEFVSNLTTVKSLNVTREKSVKNLDKALALKKEGNTAFQNKEWRKALDLYNQSYFITPNDQEGDLAVIFANRSAALYHMEKHDLALKDIARAIEANYPKEMRYKLKEREAKCFLAQEKHAEALQAFKNTITALDDANLPEEKFAKMERDAQIMIKMLTKTVEKCGNQKTKQKPKKGDVSQMHTSLTFDYNESEGRFAKASGDINVGETIVAELPHCSALLERSAQKHCHNCFSRFLAPICCTTCSDALFCSNDCRSIAMKSYHKYECGILPILWRSGTSIICHLSLRALAQRDVEYFLQIRDELRENGGDYPFEHRLKFSNSDYRKICNLFKVDVKNRSVNDLFQHTVMASFLTSCLKAGDYFGDHQDQDTYHEMGGFVLRTLQVLQFNTHEVFELQAGKTPLSPDRKTIFIGGALYPTVALFNHSCDPGVVRYFRGNRVFVHAIKNIKAGDIVAENYGPLYTQEDREQRRTTLKQIYFFDCMCIPCQENWPLFADMRNDFLRFRCEGKGDCGKVINVPVDTNDFMIRCVDCGEFTNLLKGLKAMQDIDVMNRTAERLHRAGNVDEAVRKYIEILKLMSDNLVPPFRDYVLCQQNIRDCLLEYGNRFVV